One Sinorhizobium mexicanum genomic region harbors:
- a CDS encoding methylglyoxal synthase codes for MADRKCLALIAHDQKKDDLAAFAKENEAVLSKWKIVATGTTGGRVLEACPGLDITRLKSGPLGGDQQIGAMIATGDVDFLIFFVDPLTAMPHDVDVKALMRLAIVYDIPMALNRATAEELIAFRRN; via the coding sequence ATGGCCGATCGGAAATGTCTTGCGCTGATTGCCCACGATCAAAAGAAGGATGATCTCGCCGCCTTCGCAAAGGAAAACGAGGCGGTGTTGTCCAAATGGAAGATCGTCGCCACCGGCACGACCGGCGGCCGGGTTCTCGAGGCCTGTCCCGGACTCGATATCACGCGCCTGAAGAGCGGACCGCTTGGCGGCGACCAGCAGATCGGCGCGATGATCGCCACCGGCGACGTGGATTTCCTCATCTTTTTTGTCGATCCGCTGACGGCCATGCCGCATGATGTCGACGTCAAGGCGTTGATGCGCCTGGCGATCGTCTACGACATCCCGATGGCGCTGAACCGCGCAACGGCGGAAGAGTTGATCGCCTTCCGGCGCAACTGA